In Nanohaloarchaea archaeon SW_7_43_1, a single window of DNA contains:
- a CDS encoding DNA lyase, producing MEINNSEQRIRDIHQDLVDVYGKQDWQSEDGVRQLLITILSQNVADENTARAAENLFNDFKNYEEIEETSIESLADSINPAGLPETKAERIQRTLKALREQESSESYSVKFLGSMKDSEAQAWLEEIKGIGPKTASILLNFHFDADVIPVDTHVERLAKRFRLIPFSTSNKKAHELLNESVPHEIKNSFHMVLIEHGKNNCTARKPTCEDTKLKKYCSYYQKVKTGDLDPEEYPEKA from the coding sequence TTGGAGATAAATAACTCAGAACAACGGATTAGAGATATTCACCAAGACTTAGTTGATGTCTATGGGAAACAGGACTGGCAAAGCGAAGACGGCGTCAGACAGTTACTCATAACTATTCTATCACAGAACGTAGCGGATGAAAACACTGCGAGAGCAGCGGAAAATCTTTTCAACGATTTCAAAAATTATGAGGAGATCGAGGAAACGTCCATAGAATCGCTCGCAGATTCAATCAATCCCGCCGGACTACCGGAAACTAAAGCAGAGAGGATTCAAAGAACCTTGAAAGCACTGCGAGAGCAGGAAAGTTCGGAAAGTTACTCAGTTAAGTTCCTCGGAAGCATGAAAGACTCGGAAGCACAGGCATGGCTGGAAGAGATCAAAGGTATCGGGCCTAAAACCGCCAGCATATTACTCAATTTTCACTTTGATGCCGATGTTATACCTGTCGACACCCATGTTGAAAGACTGGCAAAACGTTTCAGACTGATTCCTTTCTCAACATCCAATAAAAAAGCTCACGAGCTGCTTAACGAATCGGTTCCACATGAAATCAAAAACAGTTTCCATATGGTTCTAATAGAGCATGGAAAAAACAACTGTACAGCCAGAAAACCAACATGTGAGGACACGAAATTGAAAAAATACTGCAGCTACTATCAGAAAGTCAAAACCGGGGACCTAGATCCTGAAGAATATCCCGAAAAAGCCTGA
- a CDS encoding cryptochrome/photolyase family protein has translation MVRIILPNQLFGEKIDEESYLLEHPKYFTNFDFHKQKLMLHRASMKSYSEENSIDNYIEFDQDLEKPFKENDEVEVYRPEDREIRNWLQKMAGKHDVKLEIQESPMFVTSMDWNRDYFSDNRFFQLDYYKKQRKRLDILVDEEGKPEGGKWSFDPENREKMPEDEEPPEIPQFDSHHIEEAQDYVEENFPDNPGKTENFFWPVTREQAVENLNDFLENRLEKFGKYQDAFDSDLKFGYHSLLSSSLNIGLITPEEVVEKTLEKHEEKDYPMNSLEGFVRQIIGWREYLRAVYHLKPEMPDRDYWNNEDQIPEEFYTGETGITPVDDSVMNAVNNAYCHHIERLMVLGNMMLLLEIDPDEVYRWFMEMFIDSYEWVMVPNIYGMSQYSDPEIMTKPYISSSNYIKKMSHYSGDWEETWDGLYWNFISEHKEKVSEINRMGFMTSTLERMNEETVEEHKENAEAFRQDLDM, from the coding sequence ATGGTTAGAATAATTCTCCCAAACCAGCTTTTCGGTGAGAAAATCGATGAGGAAAGTTATCTATTGGAGCATCCAAAGTATTTCACAAATTTTGATTTCCATAAACAGAAACTGATGCTTCACAGAGCCTCCATGAAATCATACAGTGAGGAAAACTCGATTGATAACTACATAGAATTTGATCAAGACCTTGAGAAACCTTTCAAAGAAAACGATGAAGTAGAAGTTTACAGACCAGAGGATAGAGAAATCAGGAACTGGTTGCAGAAAATGGCTGGAAAACATGATGTAAAGCTGGAGATACAGGAATCACCGATGTTTGTAACTTCTATGGACTGGAACCGGGATTACTTCTCGGATAACAGATTCTTCCAGCTAGATTACTATAAGAAACAGAGAAAAAGACTGGACATACTAGTTGATGAAGAAGGCAAACCGGAAGGCGGTAAATGGAGTTTCGATCCTGAAAACAGGGAGAAAATGCCGGAAGATGAAGAACCTCCTGAAATACCGCAGTTCGATTCACACCATATTGAAGAAGCTCAGGATTATGTTGAGGAAAACTTCCCGGACAATCCCGGAAAGACCGAGAACTTTTTCTGGCCGGTGACTCGAGAACAGGCAGTTGAGAATCTTAATGACTTTCTTGAAAACAGACTGGAGAAGTTTGGAAAGTACCAGGATGCCTTCGACTCAGATCTCAAATTCGGTTATCATTCGCTTCTATCCTCATCACTAAACATTGGACTCATTACTCCGGAAGAGGTAGTTGAGAAAACACTGGAGAAACACGAGGAAAAGGATTATCCTATGAACTCGCTAGAAGGCTTTGTAAGGCAGATAATAGGATGGAGAGAATATTTGAGAGCGGTTTACCATTTGAAACCGGAGATGCCGGATAGGGATTACTGGAACAATGAAGACCAAATCCCGGAAGAGTTTTACACAGGTGAAACAGGTATAACGCCGGTAGATGACTCAGTTATGAATGCTGTAAATAATGCATACTGCCATCATATCGAGCGTTTGATGGTTCTCGGTAACATGATGCTGTTACTGGAGATTGATCCTGATGAGGTATACCGTTGGTTTATGGAGATGTTTATCGACTCATATGAATGGGTTATGGTTCCAAATATATACGGAATGAGTCAGTACTCTGATCCTGAAATCATGACAAAACCATACATTTCCTCAAGCAACTATATCAAAAAGATGAGCCATTACTCCGGTGACTGGGAGGAAACATGGGACGGCCTCTACTGGAACTTCATCTCAGAACACAAAGAAAAAGTATCAGAGATCAACCGGATGGGTTTCATGACCTCAACACTCGAAAGAATGAATGAAGAAACAGTTGAAGAACATAAGGAAAACGCTGAAGCATTTAGGCAGGATCTGGACATGTAA
- a CDS encoding macrolide ABC transporter ATP-binding protein — MIISLQEVAKIYEMGDTTVEAVSEADVEIEKEEFVAVMGPSGSGKSTLMNMIGALDTPTSGEVMIDGEKISGFGSDELALLRSKKIGFVFQQFNLIPSMNAAENVALPMLFRGIGKKERIGRAENLLERVGLGDRTGFMPSELSGGQRQRVSIARSLANDPDVILADEPTGNLDTETGEKIMALLTDLNEEGKTIVMVTHDEKDAEYADRIINIVDGGVGVE; from the coding sequence ATGATAATATCACTTCAAGAAGTCGCGAAGATATACGAGATGGGAGATACAACTGTAGAAGCGGTCTCTGAAGCCGATGTAGAGATAGAAAAGGAAGAGTTTGTCGCTGTCATGGGGCCTTCAGGATCCGGGAAGTCAACCCTTATGAACATGATAGGAGCACTGGATACTCCTACATCAGGAGAAGTAATGATAGACGGAGAGAAAATATCGGGTTTTGGTAGCGATGAACTCGCCTTGTTGAGAAGTAAGAAGATAGGTTTCGTGTTCCAGCAGTTCAACCTTATCCCAAGCATGAACGCAGCAGAGAATGTGGCGTTGCCGATGCTTTTCCGTGGAATAGGAAAGAAAGAGAGGATCGGGAGAGCTGAGAATCTTCTTGAAAGAGTGGGGCTCGGGGATAGAACAGGTTTCATGCCTTCGGAACTCTCTGGCGGTCAGAGACAGAGAGTATCAATCGCCCGATCTCTAGCTAATGATCCTGATGTTATTCTCGCGGATGAACCGACAGGCAATCTTGATACTGAGACAGGCGAGAAGATCATGGCTCTGTTGACCGATTTGAATGAAGAAGGAAAAACGATTGTAATGGTTACTCACGACGAGAAAGATGCGGAGTATGCCGACAGGATAATAAATATCGTAGACGGAGGAGTAGGTGTAGAGTAA
- a CDS encoding heat-shock protein, which yields MRRLDRRDGIDDVVGHMQKMFNQFQDITDIGGKMPINMKEEDGKVIISADIPGVQKENINLKADRNGLEISAESKEEIKEENEKYIRKERTSRRYRRKVAWPKEVDPKSVSADYSDGVLKVEAEKESENENWDVEID from the coding sequence ATGAGAAGACTTGATCGACGTGACGGTATTGACGATGTTGTTGGCCATATGCAGAAGATGTTCAACCAGTTCCAGGATATCACCGATATCGGAGGAAAGATGCCAATCAACATGAAAGAAGAGGATGGAAAAGTAATTATCAGCGCAGATATACCCGGCGTCCAGAAAGAAAACATCAACCTAAAAGCGGACAGAAATGGGCTAGAAATCTCAGCCGAATCAAAGGAAGAAATTAAGGAGGAAAACGAGAAATATATCAGGAAAGAAAGAACCTCCAGAAGGTACAGGAGAAAAGTTGCATGGCCGAAAGAAGTAGACCCCAAATCGGTTTCCGCCGACTATTCTGACGGGGTTCTGAAAGTTGAGGCAGAGAAGGAATCTGAAAACGAGAACTGGGATGTCGAAATAGATTAA
- a CDS encoding RNA 3'-terminal phosphate cyclase, with the protein MRRSLMLNHSASTFLSMIEIDGRKGGGQMMRTALALSVIRGEDFRMKNIRGNRSDPGLKNQHLECVRSAARISGAEVKGGEIGSEELIFQPQELDANPFTSNIGTAGSITLLYDTVLPLTSQLDSGFRLTAKGGTDVKWSPTFAYLKHVKLPLLRKFGFSGDLGLKSTGYYPSGGGEAELETEKHSLEQIELTERGKLERFEIYSKASRELGEQQVADRQADEAARKLKNSHVSVPIGKQVNYEETDSTGSSLLVKAVYENSVAGFDAIGEKGKRSEGVAGEAVREFKKFHSSGAAVDEFMADQLLVFMAIVGGEIKIPEISSHVETNLEVIKKFGYQVEFEEGSKTVIRF; encoded by the coding sequence ATGCGTCGGTCATTGATGTTAAATCATTCCGCTTCCACTTTTTTATCCATGATCGAGATAGATGGGAGGAAAGGCGGAGGACAGATGATGAGAACAGCCCTTGCACTCTCCGTGATAAGAGGAGAGGATTTCCGCATGAAAAATATCAGAGGTAATAGGTCAGATCCGGGGCTGAAAAACCAGCACCTTGAATGTGTCAGATCCGCTGCGAGAATATCGGGTGCAGAGGTTAAGGGCGGTGAGATTGGCTCGGAAGAGCTTATTTTTCAGCCTCAGGAGTTAGACGCTAACCCATTTACCTCAAACATTGGAACTGCAGGTAGTATAACACTGTTATATGATACTGTTCTCCCGTTAACCTCACAGCTTGACTCCGGTTTTCGTTTAACTGCTAAAGGAGGAACTGATGTGAAATGGTCCCCGACCTTTGCATATCTGAAACATGTTAAGCTTCCGCTTTTACGGAAATTTGGCTTTTCGGGCGACTTAGGTTTGAAAAGTACAGGCTATTATCCTTCTGGGGGCGGTGAGGCAGAACTTGAGACAGAAAAACATTCTTTAGAGCAGATAGAATTGACTGAGAGGGGAAAACTAGAGAGGTTTGAGATATATTCGAAGGCGTCCAGGGAGCTGGGGGAACAGCAAGTGGCAGATCGCCAGGCAGATGAAGCCGCTAGAAAACTGAAAAACTCTCATGTCTCCGTGCCCATAGGCAAACAAGTTAACTATGAGGAAACAGATTCAACAGGTTCTTCGCTGCTGGTGAAAGCAGTGTATGAGAACTCTGTAGCGGGTTTTGATGCTATTGGTGAAAAAGGAAAGAGATCTGAAGGAGTTGCTGGAGAGGCAGTCCGGGAGTTTAAGAAGTTTCATTCCTCGGGGGCAGCTGTCGATGAATTCATGGCTGATCAGCTTCTCGTTTTCATGGCGATAGTTGGAGGAGAGATAAAGATTCCCGAGATCAGTTCTCATGTAGAAACGAATCTGGAGGTTATCAAGAAGTTTGGCTACCAGGTTGAGTTTGAAGAAGGATCAAAAACAGTAATCAGATTCTAA
- a CDS encoding tyrosine--tRNA ligase, whose protein sequence is MNKEERKQVVLRNTSEIVQEEELDQILEEKDEPNTYVGYETSGPVHLGHWASIRKLSDLQKAGFNLKVLFADLHTYLNKKGEEQWIQAMTEYWEATFKALGLDAEFHRGRGFQEKTEYFHDVLEMSLNTTINRGQRSMSEVASGDDDSRAVSQIIYPLMQALDIEYLDVDLAMGATDQRKIHMLAREALPKIGYRKPTCLHHPLVVSLTGGDKMSSSQPETMFPLHASEETIKERIKDAYCPQGETEENPIIQVARFHIFGDDEELDIERPDEYGGDHTYDSLETLKEDFKSEDLHPQDLKNSVADHIAGKLEPVRERFKQDPELLECLEEIGHEKPEYQQ, encoded by the coding sequence ATGAACAAGGAAGAGCGGAAACAAGTAGTTCTACGGAACACATCTGAAATCGTACAGGAGGAAGAACTTGACCAAATTCTTGAGGAGAAAGACGAACCAAATACATACGTGGGCTACGAAACATCCGGACCTGTACATCTCGGACACTGGGCTTCCATCAGAAAGCTCAGCGACCTCCAGAAGGCCGGTTTTAACCTTAAGGTTCTTTTCGCCGACCTTCATACATACCTAAACAAGAAGGGAGAGGAGCAATGGATTCAGGCCATGACAGAGTACTGGGAGGCCACCTTCAAAGCATTAGGCCTTGACGCAGAATTCCATAGAGGTAGAGGTTTCCAGGAGAAGACAGAGTACTTCCACGACGTCCTTGAAATGTCACTGAATACTACTATCAACCGCGGACAGCGATCAATGAGCGAAGTCGCATCAGGAGACGACGACTCAAGAGCGGTCAGCCAGATAATCTACCCATTAATGCAAGCACTCGACATCGAGTATCTTGACGTTGACCTGGCTATGGGAGCGACAGACCAACGGAAAATACATATGCTGGCCCGTGAGGCCCTGCCAAAGATCGGATACAGGAAGCCAACATGCCTCCACCATCCGCTGGTTGTCTCACTTACAGGCGGAGATAAGATGTCTTCCTCACAGCCGGAGACCATGTTCCCGTTACACGCATCAGAGGAGACCATAAAAGAAAGAATCAAAGACGCTTACTGTCCTCAGGGGGAAACTGAGGAAAACCCTATTATCCAGGTAGCAAGGTTCCATATCTTCGGGGATGATGAAGAACTAGATATCGAAAGACCTGACGAGTACGGAGGAGACCATACATATGACAGTCTTGAGACATTGAAAGAAGACTTCAAGTCAGAAGATCTCCACCCACAGGATCTGAAAAATTCAGTAGCAGATCATATAGCTGGAAAACTGGAACCTGTTAGAGAAAGATTCAAACAGGATCCAGAATTACTTGAATGCTTGGAAGAGATCGGGCATGAGAAGCCGGAATATCAGCAGTAA